A region of Beijerinckia sp. 28-YEA-48 DNA encodes the following proteins:
- a CDS encoding tripartite tricarboxylate transporter substrate binding protein, with protein MRPVSRNGITRRTAVSLALAGLASIPARAADYPARTVTLIVPYAAGGTADILARITAETLSEKLGKSFVVENKPGASGMIGCNTVAKATPDGYTLLFTAGGPLTIGPHLTKNAQYRTEADFTPLALVTEVPSFLVVNPKNAARTVADLIAAGQAQPKKLNFASPGIGTSVHLLAELFRLEADFEATHVPYRGGAPAVNDLISGHVDFLFENVPQLLPQVTGGTLRALAVTAPARLSSAPDIPTLEEAGIRNIGVGTWYGLLGPAGLPAETATILTQALRSGFMEAARVQRLADLSVTTDLRTRDDFATFLAQDGARWKSAIERAHIEAP; from the coding sequence GTGAGACCAGTTTCACGCAACGGCATCACCCGGCGGACCGCCGTTTCGCTTGCACTCGCCGGATTGGCGAGCATCCCCGCGCGCGCCGCAGACTATCCTGCCCGCACCGTCACCCTGATCGTGCCCTATGCGGCCGGCGGCACCGCCGACATTCTGGCGCGCATCACCGCCGAGACGCTCAGCGAAAAACTCGGGAAGAGCTTTGTCGTCGAGAACAAGCCGGGCGCTTCCGGCATGATCGGCTGTAACACCGTCGCCAAAGCAACCCCGGATGGCTACACGCTGCTGTTCACCGCCGGCGGCCCGCTGACCATCGGCCCTCATCTGACAAAGAACGCACAGTATCGCACGGAAGCCGACTTCACGCCCCTGGCTCTGGTGACGGAAGTGCCGAGCTTTCTTGTCGTCAATCCCAAGAACGCGGCCCGAACCGTCGCCGACCTCATTGCCGCCGGTCAGGCGCAGCCGAAGAAACTCAACTTTGCATCGCCGGGCATCGGCACATCGGTGCATCTTTTAGCTGAACTCTTCCGCCTTGAAGCCGACTTCGAGGCCACGCATGTGCCCTATCGTGGCGGCGCGCCAGCCGTGAACGACCTCATCAGTGGACACGTCGACTTTCTGTTTGAGAACGTGCCTCAGCTTCTGCCGCAAGTGACAGGCGGAACCTTGCGCGCCCTCGCTGTCACCGCGCCAGCGCGCCTATCTTCTGCGCCCGATATTCCGACACTCGAAGAGGCCGGCATACGCAATATCGGCGTTGGAACCTGGTACGGCCTGCTCGGACCAGCGGGGCTGCCGGCAGAGACAGCAACAATCCTGACCCAAGCGCTGCGCAGCGGATTCATGGAAGCCGCACGGGTGCAACGCCTGGCCGATCTCAGCGTCACGACTGATTTGAGAACGCGCGACGATTTCGCGACCTTCCTGGCACAGGACGGCGCGCGCTGGAAATCAGCCATCGAGCGCGCCCACATCGAAGCGCCTTAA
- a CDS encoding response regulator transcription factor, whose translation MRVLVVEDSPELAHLLIDGLKSAGFDSDHLASAVAAREALRNARYAALILDLGLPDGDGLTVLRELRIRKDPVPVLILTARGSVHDRINGLRIGADDYLVKPFEFGELVARLEALLRRPGQILGRSLQLSNVSFDTEDRQVFIDDKLQLLSARELAVLELLLRRKGNVVSKKHLEDQLFGLTGDVGSNAVEVYVHRLRKQLMNLGARIKINTVRGVGYMMTAEK comes from the coding sequence ATGAGGGTGCTCGTCGTCGAAGACAGCCCGGAACTTGCTCATCTCCTGATCGATGGCTTGAAATCAGCGGGCTTCGACAGTGATCATCTTGCCAGCGCAGTCGCTGCGAGAGAAGCACTTCGCAACGCGCGCTATGCCGCGTTGATTCTGGATCTGGGCTTGCCGGATGGAGATGGACTGACCGTCCTCCGGGAACTTCGCATACGTAAAGACCCGGTGCCGGTGTTGATTCTAACCGCGCGCGGAAGCGTGCATGATCGGATCAATGGTTTGAGGATCGGCGCAGATGACTATCTGGTGAAGCCGTTTGAGTTTGGTGAATTGGTGGCGCGCCTTGAAGCGCTACTGCGACGCCCAGGACAAATTCTCGGACGCTCGCTGCAACTCTCCAACGTGTCCTTCGATACCGAAGATCGACAGGTGTTCATCGACGACAAACTGCAACTGCTTTCAGCACGCGAACTTGCTGTTCTGGAATTGCTGCTTCGACGCAAAGGAAACGTCGTCTCCAAAAAGCATCTGGAGGATCAATTGTTCGGCCTGACGGGCGACGTTGGCTCCAACGCGGTGGAAGTCTATGTACACCGTTTGAGAAAGCAGCTCATGAATCTGGGCGCACGGATCAAGATCAACACCGTGCGCGGTGTTGGCTACATGATGACCGCAGAGAAGTAA
- a CDS encoding efflux RND transporter periplasmic adaptor subunit → MERSSKSHGRSGGAKMVVALAVFGVVACAGFVSWRGNGVPVASAAPSEPKDRDGLFRPTQAQWSVLSVEPVQAIAFRSEFSTEGKIAIDEDRATRVYSQYAGRVTQLAAGSGDKVQKGQLLFMIEAADSIETQKDFVSALGDLNKARSQVNLMTIAERRLGILYRDKAMALKDVEEAQANLTAAKNDVRTAEIAQQAVRNRLRLLGKTEAEITTFENTGIISPEAPVYSPIAGTVLQRNVGPGQYIDAGASNADPVLLVGDVSKVWLVAYVREADADHVKLNQRLTFKVLTLPGETFETRVSYVGSSLDSGSRRLLVRASVDNPHGRLKPEMFASARIAVHETAPSPAVARDAIIYEGDAARVWVARSDGAIELRRIKPGLANGDLIQVTSGITANEKVITRGSLFIDRAASLGS, encoded by the coding sequence ATGGAGCGTTCTTCTAAGTCGCATGGCAGGTCTGGTGGCGCCAAAATGGTGGTTGCGCTTGCTGTTTTCGGCGTTGTCGCTTGCGCGGGCTTTGTGTCCTGGCGCGGAAACGGTGTTCCGGTTGCATCTGCGGCTCCGAGCGAACCGAAGGACAGAGATGGACTGTTCCGGCCGACGCAAGCTCAATGGTCGGTGTTGTCTGTCGAGCCGGTTCAAGCCATCGCCTTTCGCTCGGAGTTTTCGACGGAAGGCAAGATCGCGATCGATGAAGATCGCGCGACGCGCGTGTACTCGCAATATGCGGGCCGCGTGACGCAACTGGCAGCTGGCAGCGGCGACAAGGTTCAAAAAGGCCAATTGCTGTTCATGATCGAAGCAGCGGATTCGATCGAGACGCAGAAAGACTTCGTGTCCGCGCTTGGCGATCTCAATAAAGCGCGTTCGCAGGTCAATCTGATGACCATCGCCGAACGTCGTCTCGGTATTCTGTACCGGGATAAGGCGATGGCGCTCAAGGATGTGGAAGAGGCGCAGGCGAATCTGACTGCCGCCAAGAACGATGTGCGCACCGCCGAGATTGCGCAGCAGGCGGTGCGCAACCGCTTGCGTCTGCTTGGCAAGACCGAGGCCGAAATCACGACGTTCGAGAACACCGGGATCATCTCGCCCGAGGCGCCCGTCTATTCGCCAATTGCCGGAACGGTTCTGCAGCGTAACGTCGGCCCCGGCCAGTACATCGATGCCGGCGCCAGCAATGCCGATCCGGTGCTGCTGGTTGGCGATGTTTCCAAGGTCTGGCTCGTGGCTTACGTGCGGGAGGCGGATGCCGATCACGTGAAGCTCAATCAGCGCCTCACGTTCAAGGTTCTCACGCTGCCGGGCGAAACCTTCGAGACGCGGGTGAGCTACGTCGGATCCTCGCTTGATTCGGGAAGTCGGCGTCTTCTGGTCCGCGCCTCTGTGGACAATCCGCATGGCCGCCTGAAGCCGGAGATGTTCGCCAGCGCGCGTATTGCGGTCCATGAAACCGCGCCGTCTCCAGCGGTCGCGCGTGATGCGATCATCTATGAGGGAGACGCCGCGCGCGTATGGGTGGCGCGGAGCGATGGGGCCATCGAACTTCGTCGCATTAAGCCGGGCCTGGCTAATGGCGACCTGATTCAGGTGACGAGCGGGATCACCGCCAATGAGAAGGTGATCACCCGAGGCAGTCTGTTCATCGACCGCGCTGCTTCGCTTGGAAGCTGA
- a CDS encoding CusA/CzcA family heavy metal efflux RND transporter, with translation MHTILESVLRLRTLIIALFVMLLVVGGVTFSRLNIEAYPDPVPPLVQVITQNPGQSAEDIERYITIPIEAGLTTAQHLTSIRSISLFGLSDIRLQFTYDFTYDEALQRVLNLLGQLPPLQNGAQPGISPWSPIGEIYRYQLVGPASYSVMDLRTLQDWVVARRFRAIPGVLDVSSWGGKTKTFEAQIDLNKLTAHGLTLADVVETLKKSNVNVGGQTMNVGMQSAVVRGVGLIQTIDDIRNTMLSQSGANPVRIQDIADVQVSHLPRLGIAGRDSVDDIVQGTVLMRRGEQSTPVIARVKEEVEKINSSDLLPPGVQIARIYDRSELIGITTHTVMFNVLFGIALVFLVQWLFLGDLRSAIVVASAIPFAFFFAIIIMVLRGESANLLSIGAIDFGLIIDATVIMVENIFRHLSMTGSQHRNAGATDGPRAGTKLSIIYSAAMEVSRPILFSAAIILAGFLPLFTLSGVEGHIFGPMAKTYAYALAGGLLATFTVAPALSAFLLSDKTTHEDTFFVRLLRGAYLPLLRSALRNKILTMVFALVMGALSIIGGRSLGLEFLPTLEEGNLWLRATMPSSISLEAGNESANRIRRYLSELPEIETVVSQQGRTDDGTDSNGFFNVEFNVPLAAKAKWRPGMDKPALIKEISETLNAQFPGIEFNFSQYLQDNVAEAISGVKGDNTVKVYGHDLNTLKEVAEKIKAVMNTVPGIADLSVYTLLGQPTVKIEIDRFAAGRYGLAPGDINTAIQTAVGGEEAGNLYEPTSDRFFPIMVRLAPEYRKNIEALNQLTIGVKNDDTDQIMHVPLQAVAKVSLVSGPSFIYREQQQRYIPIKFSVRDRDLGSAIHEAQQKIAELKLPAGYRLEWAGQFGNLQDAIKRLQIIIPMTIMLIAVLLFVNFSSLTDTLLGLSVIPMAMVGGILALLVTGIPFSVSAAVGFIALFGISVMEGIILLSQFNQLMSRGVERSVAVYEACEVRFRPVMMTCMAAGVGLLPTAFSTAIGAQVQRPLAIVIVGGIMIAPLFILIVFPVLIERFSRRTASVEEMEGLAAPAE, from the coding sequence ATGCATACTATTCTTGAGTCCGTTCTGCGGCTGCGAACGCTGATCATCGCTCTGTTTGTGATGCTGCTGGTCGTCGGCGGCGTCACGTTCAGCCGATTGAACATCGAGGCCTATCCCGATCCGGTTCCGCCACTCGTCCAGGTGATCACGCAAAATCCGGGGCAATCGGCCGAGGATATCGAACGCTATATCACGATCCCGATCGAAGCTGGCTTGACGACGGCGCAGCATCTGACGTCTATCCGGTCGATTTCGCTGTTTGGCCTCTCCGACATTCGCCTGCAGTTTACCTACGACTTCACTTACGACGAGGCGCTGCAGCGCGTCCTCAATTTGCTCGGACAACTGCCGCCTTTGCAGAACGGCGCCCAGCCAGGGATATCGCCGTGGAGCCCGATTGGCGAAATCTACCGCTACCAGCTGGTCGGCCCGGCGAGTTACAGCGTGATGGACCTGCGTACCTTGCAGGATTGGGTGGTTGCGCGTCGGTTCCGCGCCATTCCTGGCGTTCTTGACGTCTCGAGCTGGGGCGGAAAGACCAAGACATTCGAAGCCCAGATCGATCTGAACAAGCTGACAGCCCACGGCCTGACGCTGGCGGACGTGGTTGAGACCCTCAAAAAGAGCAATGTGAACGTCGGCGGGCAAACGATGAATGTGGGGATGCAGTCGGCGGTTGTGCGCGGCGTCGGGCTCATTCAGACCATCGACGATATCCGCAATACGATGTTGAGCCAGTCTGGCGCCAATCCGGTGCGGATTCAGGACATCGCAGACGTTCAGGTCAGTCATTTGCCGCGCCTCGGTATCGCTGGTCGTGACAGCGTTGACGATATCGTTCAGGGCACCGTGCTGATGCGGCGCGGCGAACAGAGCACGCCGGTCATCGCGCGGGTGAAGGAGGAGGTGGAGAAGATCAATAGTTCCGACCTTCTCCCGCCAGGTGTCCAAATCGCTCGTATATATGATCGAAGCGAGCTGATCGGGATTACGACGCATACCGTGATGTTCAACGTTCTTTTCGGCATTGCCCTCGTCTTCCTGGTTCAGTGGCTATTCCTGGGCGATCTCAGAAGCGCGATCGTCGTGGCGTCGGCCATTCCGTTCGCGTTCTTTTTTGCCATCATCATCATGGTTCTGCGCGGCGAGTCGGCGAACCTGCTTTCCATCGGTGCGATCGACTTTGGCTTGATTATCGATGCGACCGTCATCATGGTTGAAAATATTTTCCGGCATCTGTCGATGACGGGGTCTCAGCATCGAAACGCCGGGGCTACGGACGGTCCACGAGCCGGAACAAAGCTTTCCATCATCTACAGCGCGGCGATGGAAGTCAGTCGGCCCATCCTTTTCTCCGCGGCGATTATTCTCGCCGGCTTCCTACCGCTGTTCACGTTGAGCGGGGTTGAGGGCCATATCTTCGGTCCGATGGCGAAAACCTACGCCTATGCGCTTGCCGGCGGCCTCCTGGCGACGTTCACGGTGGCGCCGGCGCTGAGCGCTTTCCTTCTGTCGGATAAGACAACGCATGAGGATACTTTCTTTGTCCGATTGCTGCGCGGGGCGTATTTGCCGCTCCTGCGCTCGGCATTGCGAAACAAGATATTGACGATGGTGTTCGCTCTCGTCATGGGCGCGCTGTCGATCATTGGTGGGCGGTCGCTGGGCCTGGAGTTTCTGCCGACCTTGGAGGAAGGCAACCTTTGGCTGCGCGCCACGATGCCGTCGTCGATCTCTTTGGAAGCGGGCAATGAATCGGCGAACCGCATTCGCCGCTATCTTTCTGAATTGCCGGAGATCGAAACCGTTGTTTCGCAGCAGGGGCGCACGGATGACGGAACCGATTCCAACGGTTTCTTCAATGTGGAATTCAATGTTCCGCTTGCGGCAAAGGCTAAGTGGCGCCCGGGAATGGATAAGCCGGCGCTGATCAAAGAGATCAGTGAGACTCTCAATGCACAGTTCCCCGGCATCGAGTTCAATTTCTCTCAGTATCTTCAGGATAATGTTGCCGAAGCGATCTCTGGCGTGAAGGGCGATAATACGGTCAAGGTCTATGGCCATGACCTCAACACGTTGAAAGAGGTTGCCGAGAAGATCAAAGCCGTGATGAACACGGTTCCTGGCATTGCCGATCTCAGCGTCTACACCTTGCTGGGTCAGCCGACAGTCAAAATCGAGATCGATCGGTTTGCCGCAGGACGTTATGGCTTGGCGCCGGGAGATATCAACACGGCGATCCAGACTGCTGTTGGTGGCGAGGAGGCTGGGAACCTCTATGAGCCGACCAGCGACCGCTTCTTCCCGATCATGGTTCGGCTGGCGCCGGAATATCGCAAGAATATCGAAGCGCTCAACCAGCTGACGATCGGTGTGAAAAACGACGATACGGACCAGATCATGCACGTGCCTTTACAGGCGGTAGCTAAGGTCAGTTTGGTCTCCGGGCCGTCCTTCATCTATCGCGAACAACAGCAGCGCTATATTCCAATCAAGTTCAGCGTGCGCGATCGCGACCTCGGCAGTGCGATCCACGAAGCGCAGCAGAAAATCGCCGAATTGAAGCTTCCCGCTGGCTATCGCTTGGAGTGGGCGGGACAGTTCGGCAATCTTCAGGATGCGATCAAGCGCCTTCAGATCATCATCCCGATGACCATTATGCTGATCGCTGTTCTTCTCTTCGTGAATTTCTCGTCCCTGACAGACACGCTCCTCGGTTTGAGCGTGATTCCGATGGCCATGGTTGGCGGCATTCTGGCTCTCCTTGTCACCGGCATACCGTTCAGCGTCTCGGCAGCTGTTGGCTTCATCGCGCTCTTTGGCATTTCGGTGATGGAAGGCATCATCCTTCTGTCTCAGTTCAATCAACTGATGAGCCGCGGGGTGGAGCGATCCGTCGCGGTTTACGAGGCCTGCGAGGTCCGGTTCCGGCCTGTAATGATGACATGTATGGCAGCTGGCGTGGGTCTGTTGCCGACGGCGTTCTCAACGGCGATCGGCGCGCAGGTTCAGCGACCCCTAGCGATTGTGATCGTGGGCGGTATCATGATCGCGCCCCTCTTCATTCTGATTGTCTTCCCCGTGCTCATCGAACGCTTCTCGCGGCGAACCGCGTCGGTCGAGGAAATGGAAGGGCTCGCCGCACCGGCGGAGTGA
- a CDS encoding NADP-dependent oxidoreductase has product MLAVQFAEYGGPDVLQLREIDRPKPGPNEVLIDVHAASLNPVDWKIRSGFLRAVVPLALPAIVGRDGAGIVSEIGSGVDPALLNARVCFFAPRAVGTWAEQIVLPSSCLATLPDTVSMQEAAGLPLAGLSAWIALVETAKIAPGMRVLIHAGAGGVGSLAIQIARARGAHVVTTCSARNRDFVTDLGAHEVIAYDEAPFESQLRDMDVVFDLLGGDVHRRSYQVLKRGGTMVCLVAEPFEDRSAEFGVKVVIAPVMPRQESLIALVELVASGALRVPVEKQLPLADFKTAHETSQLGHMRGKLVMQVRGATGR; this is encoded by the coding sequence ATGCTTGCTGTGCAATTCGCTGAATATGGTGGCCCCGATGTTTTGCAACTGCGGGAGATCGACCGACCGAAACCTGGCCCAAACGAAGTCTTGATCGACGTTCATGCCGCGAGCCTCAACCCTGTCGATTGGAAGATTCGCTCAGGGTTTTTGCGCGCCGTTGTTCCCCTCGCTTTACCTGCCATTGTCGGGCGCGACGGCGCCGGCATCGTCAGCGAAATTGGCAGCGGCGTTGATCCGGCATTGCTGAATGCGCGGGTTTGCTTTTTCGCGCCGCGCGCCGTCGGCACATGGGCGGAGCAGATTGTTCTTCCAAGCTCATGTTTGGCGACGCTGCCCGACACGGTCTCCATGCAGGAAGCAGCCGGGCTTCCTCTGGCCGGATTGAGTGCTTGGATCGCCTTGGTCGAGACAGCCAAGATCGCGCCTGGCATGCGTGTTTTGATTCATGCTGGTGCCGGTGGTGTCGGGTCGCTGGCGATTCAGATTGCCCGCGCCCGCGGCGCTCATGTGGTGACCACTTGCTCGGCGCGAAATCGCGATTTCGTCACCGACCTCGGCGCTCATGAGGTCATCGCCTATGATGAAGCCCCATTCGAGTCCCAGCTGCGCGATATGGATGTCGTCTTCGACCTGCTGGGCGGCGACGTCCATCGCCGCAGCTATCAGGTCCTCAAGCGCGGCGGCACCATGGTTTGCCTGGTGGCTGAGCCTTTTGAAGATCGAAGCGCCGAATTCGGCGTCAAGGTCGTCATCGCGCCGGTCATGCCCCGGCAGGAGAGTCTCATAGCCTTGGTCGAGCTCGTCGCCTCCGGCGCCTTGCGCGTGCCCGTCGAAAAGCAGCTCCCCCTCGCCGATTTCAAAACGGCGCATGAGACCTCGCAGCTGGGTCACATGCGCGGCAAGCTCGTCATGCAGGTGCGTGGCGCGACCGGTCGATAA
- a CDS encoding ABC transporter substrate-binding protein: MSGIGQLSKREFVSLMLGLPATALLPDLAAAQASGTLNIAFPVDVQSWDPTSVTFPLGQSIYKSVFDSPLHYSPDQKLLPRQIKERKWLNDDRTRLEFTLQDNILFHDGSPLTTEDVKYSLVDRPQKDKRLAVAGLLQDLKDIEIISPTSGVMVFSKPSPSVEFYLGFLCCYILPKAYHQSVGDDGFLAKPIGAGPYKLVDYQRGSRIVLEAFDKYWGGVPPIKNVTFQALTEASTRVAAIESGQVDIAVQLPFREAIRLQSKPDLSVKIYPQAEIYMLQVPSYVEVLQNKDVRTALHMAIDKQALSKGFFAGTAKPLSILTTPGSSADIPGYSFPFNRAQATELLKKAGYSQAKPLRLTLLCPNGSFPNDYEISQAIAAMWRQIGVDVKLEETTIAKYLELNHAAKLPGIMFYSWANATGDPENYAGRILNPNLRFSAWKEPSLVERIDKLFAMKLSEERLDAYRALMKEASDNSWSIPLLQTVGNIVTKKTVEIPTYTPGYVLPAEATRKA; this comes from the coding sequence ATGAGCGGGATAGGTCAGCTTTCAAAGCGTGAGTTCGTTTCGTTGATGTTGGGACTTCCAGCGACCGCGCTTCTGCCGGACTTGGCGGCCGCGCAAGCCTCCGGGACCCTCAACATTGCTTTTCCCGTCGACGTACAAAGCTGGGATCCGACGTCCGTTACGTTCCCGCTCGGGCAATCGATCTACAAGAGCGTGTTCGATTCGCCGCTGCATTATTCGCCGGACCAGAAGCTGCTGCCGCGCCAGATCAAGGAGCGGAAATGGCTCAATGATGACAGAACCCGGCTGGAGTTCACGCTGCAGGACAACATCCTGTTCCATGACGGTTCGCCTCTGACCACGGAGGATGTGAAATATAGCCTCGTTGATCGTCCGCAGAAGGATAAGAGACTGGCGGTCGCCGGGTTGCTGCAGGATTTAAAGGATATCGAAATCATCTCGCCGACGTCGGGCGTCATGGTGTTCTCGAAGCCCTCGCCGTCGGTTGAATTCTATCTCGGCTTTCTGTGCTGCTACATCCTGCCCAAGGCCTATCACCAGAGTGTTGGTGACGATGGCTTCCTGGCCAAGCCGATCGGCGCCGGTCCTTATAAATTGGTGGACTATCAGCGGGGCTCGCGGATCGTCCTGGAAGCCTTCGATAAATACTGGGGCGGCGTGCCGCCGATCAAGAACGTCACCTTCCAAGCCCTGACGGAAGCATCGACGCGCGTCGCCGCGATCGAATCCGGCCAGGTGGACATTGCCGTTCAGCTGCCGTTCCGCGAAGCGATCCGCTTGCAAAGCAAGCCGGACCTGTCGGTCAAAATCTATCCGCAGGCCGAGATCTATATGTTGCAGGTTCCAAGTTATGTGGAGGTTCTGCAGAATAAGGATGTGCGGACGGCGCTGCATATGGCGATCGACAAGCAGGCGCTGTCGAAGGGCTTCTTCGCCGGCACCGCGAAGCCATTGTCGATCCTGACGACACCGGGCTCAAGCGCTGATATTCCGGGTTATTCCTTCCCGTTCAATCGGGCGCAGGCGACTGAACTGTTGAAGAAAGCGGGGTATAGCCAGGCGAAGCCGTTGCGCCTCACCCTGCTGTGCCCGAACGGTTCTTTCCCGAACGATTATGAAATCTCCCAAGCGATCGCGGCGATGTGGCGTCAGATTGGCGTCGATGTGAAGCTTGAGGAAACCACGATCGCCAAATATCTTGAGCTCAATCACGCGGCGAAACTGCCCGGCATCATGTTCTACAGCTGGGCCAATGCCACCGGTGATCCGGAAAACTACGCTGGCCGCATTCTCAATCCGAACCTGCGATTCTCGGCGTGGAAAGAGCCAAGCCTCGTTGAGCGGATCGATAAGCTCTTCGCCATGAAACTGTCTGAGGAACGGCTCGACGCCTATCGTGCGTTGATGAAGGAAGCGTCCGATAATTCGTGGTCAATTCCGTTGCTGCAAACGGTCGGTAATATCGTGACCAAGAAGACGGTCGAAATCCCGACATATACGCCGGGCTACGTTCTGCCGGCCGAAGCGACGCGCAAAGCCTGA
- a CDS encoding ABC transporter permease: protein MFQALISVALKRLAGSIPTMLLLSVIVFVVLRALPADPLALLLPPNATQADAEVVQKALGLDRSIPVQFVIWLRDALHGDLGSSISFREPVTRLIANTLPSTLELSFVGLFFALLISIPGGLILYAVRGTAGEPPLEIAVICMLCIPAFLWAIFLMLGFGVALGWLPIAGRVDSGVAIPGGTGFLLVDYLMVGQWRNWLNAWSHLLLPASALALGFSPLVIRVLRASLLESSEEQYVMAARQRGLSERKIIISHMLKNSALPTITLIGAQFGFLFGGTLLVESIFSLPGLGNLMVQAVRNHDLPLIQGIALVFCVMTLLINTVVDVLYVVLNPKLRRAQ from the coding sequence ATGTTTCAGGCTTTAATCAGCGTTGCCTTGAAGCGATTGGCTGGATCCATTCCAACAATGCTTCTCCTGTCCGTTATCGTCTTTGTCGTTCTCAGAGCGCTTCCTGCCGATCCTCTCGCCTTGCTGCTGCCGCCCAATGCGACGCAGGCCGATGCCGAGGTGGTGCAGAAAGCGTTGGGGCTCGATCGATCGATTCCGGTGCAATTCGTCATCTGGCTGAGAGATGCCTTGCACGGGGATCTGGGCAGTTCGATCTCGTTTCGCGAGCCGGTGACGCGGCTGATTGCCAACACGCTGCCGTCGACGCTGGAACTGTCGTTCGTCGGTCTGTTTTTCGCGCTGCTGATCAGCATACCCGGTGGGCTCATTCTTTATGCGGTTCGCGGCACGGCCGGAGAACCGCCGCTTGAAATCGCCGTCATCTGCATGTTGTGCATTCCGGCGTTTCTGTGGGCGATCTTTCTGATGCTCGGCTTTGGCGTGGCGCTGGGCTGGTTGCCGATCGCGGGACGGGTCGATTCCGGCGTGGCCATTCCTGGCGGCACGGGGTTTCTTCTGGTCGACTATCTGATGGTCGGTCAGTGGCGAAACTGGCTCAACGCCTGGTCGCATCTGCTCCTGCCGGCTTCGGCGTTGGCGCTGGGATTCAGCCCGCTGGTCATTCGCGTGTTGCGTGCCTCGCTGCTTGAATCCTCCGAAGAGCAATATGTGATGGCGGCTCGCCAAAGAGGTCTGTCGGAGCGAAAGATCATCATCTCGCACATGCTGAAGAATTCCGCCTTGCCGACCATCACTCTGATCGGCGCGCAATTCGGCTTTCTGTTTGGCGGAACGCTGCTGGTCGAATCGATCTTCTCCTTGCCGGGCCTGGGCAATCTGATGGTTCAAGCCGTGCGGAACCATGACTTGCCTCTCATTCAAGGGATCGCTCTGGTGTTCTGCGTCATGACGCTGCTGATCAACACGGTTGTCGATGTGCTTTATGTCGTGCTCAATCCCAAGCTGAGGCGCGCGCAATGA
- a CDS encoding ABC transporter permease encodes MSAEDKSFAAEAFHQAVRSPKTVVGALIVCLMIVLALFAPQIAPNDPANQDLANMLLPPMWAQGGIADYPFGTDSLGRCILSQMIYGARVALMVGFLAAIGAMLFGTTLALIAGYFGGWVDRLIGYFVDLWMSLPPVVLSLTLMVGFGTGIGNVILSIVLVDWTRFCRVVRSEVLVVRRKDFVSAAQLLGFSHTRIILREILPSVAPLVITLFSLQVGIGVIVEAILSFVGLSVPADVPAWGMMIASARSYMYQAPWGILLPILAMFVTVLGFNLLGEGLRVTLDPRFRRRTS; translated from the coding sequence ATGAGTGCCGAAGACAAATCCTTCGCCGCCGAGGCTTTTCACCAAGCAGTCCGTTCGCCCAAGACCGTGGTGGGCGCGCTGATCGTTTGCCTGATGATCGTGCTCGCGCTCTTCGCGCCGCAGATCGCGCCGAACGATCCCGCCAATCAGGATCTGGCCAATATGCTGCTGCCGCCGATGTGGGCGCAGGGCGGCATCGCCGATTATCCTTTCGGTACCGATAGCCTTGGGCGCTGCATTCTTTCGCAGATGATCTACGGCGCGCGGGTTGCCCTGATGGTTGGCTTTCTCGCTGCCATCGGCGCCATGCTGTTTGGCACGACCCTGGCTTTGATCGCCGGCTATTTCGGCGGCTGGGTCGATCGTCTCATCGGCTATTTCGTCGATCTGTGGATGTCGCTGCCGCCCGTCGTTCTGTCGCTGACGCTCATGGTCGGCTTTGGCACAGGGATCGGCAATGTCATCCTCTCCATCGTCCTGGTCGATTGGACGCGCTTCTGCCGCGTTGTCCGCTCTGAAGTGCTGGTGGTGCGGCGCAAGGATTTTGTGTCGGCCGCTCAGCTTCTGGGCTTTAGCCACACCCGAATCATTCTGCGCGAGATTCTGCCGAGCGTCGCGCCGCTGGTGATTACGCTGTTCAGCCTGCAAGTCGGCATCGGCGTCATCGTCGAAGCGATTTTGAGCTTTGTCGGCTTGAGCGTGCCGGCGGATGTGCCGGCCTGGGGCATGATGATCGCCAGTGCCCGCAGCTATATGTATCAAGCGCCGTGGGGCATCCTGTTGCCCATTTTGGCGATGTTCGTGACCGTTCTCGGGTTCAACCTCCTGGGCGAGGGGCTGCGCGTCACACTCGATCCGCGCTTCCGGCGGAGGACCAGCTGA